The Onychomys torridus chromosome 12, mOncTor1.1, whole genome shotgun sequence genomic interval GATAGGCTCTCTGGATTCATAcatatttgtattttcataaaaGTAGTCTTTGATAGGTGGAGTTCCCCCACCCCCTTAAGGCACCTTTCTCATTGTCCCAGTACAAAGGACCAGGTTTCACTTTAATTGAACTAACTCCTTTATCAAGTGCAGATGCTACATACATACCCCTTCTGTTGAAAAGTTCAATCTCATTAGCACACTTTCCTTACCATAGTCACATTTTTATATCTCTTTTTACTGACTATTATCAGATCTTCCTACCCTCTGCCCCCTCTAACTGTAGATCTGAATGAGaacagtgataaaaaaaaaaaaaaaaaaaaaaaaacacaacacaacttGAATGCTGTCCTCACTTAAAAATTCTACTATGGAACATATTAGGCAGTACCTTTCAATTCAGTCTCAATCCAGTTTGTCAAGGTATCACAAGATTCTTTGCCACAGTATACCCTGTCCTCTAGGTCATCCTTATGAAGCTCTGTAACATTATGAGGCAGGCTTAAAAGTCCAGTATCTTTTCACTACCTCCTGACATTTCAAACTCCCATTAGAATGGCCTATTAAGCTCTGCTTGAAGCAGTCAAGGGCTTCTATTGCCCAAAGTTTCAAACTACCCCATGTTCCTTCAGCAAAGAACTTCCCAAGGCCTATGAACCACAAGGTCACAACAATCACAGTAACAACACTGCCTGGTGCCAATATTCTGTCTGAGTTGCTTTATGTAAAATGTAAAGCATGGATTAGGGTTTGCATTTCCTGGAGAATACAGTCCCTGTGGCTGAGCTTAAAACAGTGGGTTCATTGTAtacacactcaggaagcaaagcaaaagaagaaCGAGGTGGGGCTATAGAGACTCAAGGCCTGCTTGTCCTGTCATACCTCTTTcagcaaggctgtacctcctaaGAATTCCATAACCTTCCCAATCAGTGACACCAAATGGGTTCTAAGTATCCAACATGAGAACCAATGGAGCCTTTTCACATTCACTATaatagttttgttctttttccattcAAAATTTTTGTAAATAGTATAGTCATGTTTTCAAATATTCTACTTGTGTGTTTAAAACTGATACTGGTCAACTTGTTTCCCTCTCTTTCATGTTGTTTCAACACCCAGAAGAATTATATACAGTCATGGCAAGAATATTCCTTAATGATGCTGTTGACTTCATGTTGCTTAAGACATGAAGCCCTATGCATCTTTTCACCTTATTCCTAATGAGATGCATTGGAGATCTGGGCTAGAAGATGCACCCAGATGTCTGGTTCAGAGCCAAAGAAATATGTGAAAACAAAAGATAGACACAGGCAGCAAAAAGAGACAATTTATAGGAATTTAAAATTGTCTTCTTATGTTCCATGAAAAAAAAGCTTATTgtgagttttaatattttaaccgTGAGAACTTTCAGTGTGTGTAAATATTCATCTCTTTCAGATTTTCTTAAATCTCAAGAAATACCCCCACTTAGTTGCTTAGGTGTTATTCCTCACATGTTGCATAAATATTATTTACCTATGTACTGGTAACATAATTACAGATATTTAAATGATTTGAATATACATTCCTCAAGAATTGTTTTAAAGGGGAAAATAGCTTTTAAACAAATCACTTGGAAAGCCTATGGTTgcattcaaatttaaaaataaactcaaagatatttaatatgaatcttaaaagcCAAAATTTGTCAATCTAAAcatgaaattaatgaaataacttTCACAGTGAGTATGACTTTCAATACAACAAATAACAGGGATTAACTTTTAAAGACCTTTTTACTTAGTTTATAATCATATTACTAGGACAGCTATTAAcagtctaaatttttattttttatgtaacaGTTGGTAAAATTTCAAATATGTGCAAAACCAGGATCAAATATTATGATGCATGGCCAAAGAGAGAAATAGGTAGTAAAACAAACTTTGAAATTTATAAAGATTATcattttatgacttttttcaGAGCACCCAAAACTTCCTTGTTTCTTAAGCTGTAAATAAAAGGGTTTAGCAGAGGAATCACAACTGTGTAgaacaatgaatatattttatcctGGTTTttacctggtgcagacccaggaCTCATATACATGAAGAGGAGAGTGCCATAGAataaagagacagagagcaggtgGGCACTGCAGGTGAAGAAGGCTTTCTTTCTGCCATTCTTAGACTTCATGTTCAGGACAGCAAATAGGACACGGGCATAAGAGACTACAATGGTCAAAGAAGTACTGATTTGTATGGAAgaagcacaaataaaaacaatcaatGCATTAAGAGATGGATCTGTGCAAGAGATTGTATAGAGTGGCAAGATTTCACAGTAGAAATGGTCAATTACATTGGACTTACAGAAAGTTAATCTGAATAATAACCCAACATTAAGTCCACAGTTTACAAAACCAATTATATATGACATACTTATTAACACAGTGCAGAGTCTTTTGGACATCACAACTGCATAGTGCAGAGGGTTGCatatggccacatagcggtcataggccatcgCTACCAGGAGGAAAATTTCAGCAGTTGCACTGATACAAAAAAAGTAATATTGGGCAAAACACTCACCTAGGGATatcatgtcatttttatttaaaaatgtcataaGCATTTTTGGGGTCACTGTAGTTGAAATACAGCCATCAGTAAAGGCTAAATTTCCAAGGAAAAGGTACATGGGAGTGTGAAGTTGGGGGTCCTTCCAAATGAGGAAGATTAAGCCAAGGTTGCCCACCATGGTGGCAATATAGATGAAGAAGAACACCAGGAACAGAGGGACTTGCAGCTCTGGACGATCTGTTATTCCTCTGAGAACAAACTCAGTCAGCAGGGTCCTGTTTCCTTCCATCATACCGCCTCAGGCTGCTCACTGAAAAGAGATGAGTCAAAGAAAACATGGCCAAGACTCAATGAGAATAGGATCATATTATAGCTCACACTAGTACATGCCAAAATCTCCTTAATAAACAGGAACACAGGGTACTGTTTCTGCTTCTGAAGACTCCCTGAAATAGAAAACATTTGCTGAACAATTTTGatgtatacattttaaacatgCAATTATCTGAAAAGTAACTGAGAAAGTACAGTCATAGACATTGATTTACCTGGCATTATGCACATTGCcctaaataattataaattagtTTCAATTTAATACGTGCTAAGATCATGCTTAATTTAAGTATATTTGTAATATAAACTTTTATACAAAAATTAGAATgataaaaattcaaaatgcactaaaatattttcaatacaagCTCAAATTGAGAAGTCTCACTGTATGAAGTACTGCTTTAAACAATGGCACTTTCATTCTGGTTTACAACGGATTTTGAACATGCTGACTCTGTccagttttctctcccttctctgatGGTTCCCATCACCTTCTCAAATAGCACCATCCTACTGTAATTTCACATATATCTTTCAGTTACTTTTATGTGGGAGGAGAGTGGACTATGCTTTGGTATTGGCTGTATTTCTGTGTCTATTGTTTTAAGACATAAACAGATCAAGTAATAAAATGGTAATTTATAATATTTCTGCCCTTCTATCCTCTTCATATATGCTACCTGATTATACATTTATAAGAACAACCACAAATTTTGAATacaaaatttcatgttttttgagcaaaatatgtaaagaagCTTTTGTTCATTTCCTCAAGGGAATTAAAGACAACAGAATTAAAATATTACAATTTTTAGATTATAACAAAGAACCTGTTACTCATATGTTAATCCACAATGTTAAAATCACTTTCATTTTAAGTTAAAACCCATATTCAAATGAGTGTACACAACTTTTTACATAATAATGATAGATTTGATGAATAAAATTTAACATGCCTCTGTTGAAATGTCCCATAAATTGAGAAAGTCTTTTAATATTTGAATTGTCCATagttttaaagagattttaacAATGTCACAATATTTCCTGAGCCTTTAATTTCCATGATGGAGATTGTGAAATTAAAGGTGCTGTTTAACATTATAGAACATATTACCATAGAATGAGTTGTCAATGTCTCCAAAATCTGCATTAAGCATAAGCAATAAACACTATAGAATTAAGTAGGTAAGTACATGATTGACAGTGACCACAGAAATAACACACAAGGCATAATATTTCATCAAGTCATGTGTTCCCACAAGTGTAATCAGTCAGGACAGTGGTGCCAGATCCTAGAATATAGCAGGGAGAGCATTCAAGTTGGTACTACTTTACTATGTTTCTGTAAAGATAAATATGCACAATTTTGGGCAATAGATGGATTGTGTATTCACATCCATGTATTGTTGATCTAAAATTAGAACTGATCATTAGAATGTCAGGTTTCAGTGTCTGAGTATCCAATGCATAGAATAGCCATGGACTATCAAGACAAGTCCAGCCCAGTGAGTTTCCTATAAACATGAACTTTTAACTTTTGAATCTTAGTACTCAAATACAATTAGCTAACATTTACATTCCCAAATCTATGATTTGAAGAAACTGTTTTTCTCAAatcatctactttattttttaaatgagtgggAAAGGAGATCTTTTTAAAGGAATAGACAAGAAATAATCttgaggaaatgaaaatatgtagAACTGAAATATTGTACAGAAAGTTGCACGGGGGACTTTTTGCCAGTTGTTTCAACTAAACAGAAAAACTATTCTGTGGAATTTGTTCACCTCCATATTTACTGGAAATATGAAGGAGAAAATGTGCATAGAGTTTTATTGGCTGCTGAAGCACAATAGCAGAGAAGCAGGTATGCTTACAAAGTTTATTGAACATTCCACTGTCAAATCTCAAAAAGCATAAGATGACTTTTGTTCTATATTTTTCAAGCATTTAACATGGAACAGATGCTGTTGTCGTGGACTCTTCCTTTCTTGATATTCTCAGAATTCCCAAGGAATTGAATAACCAGGTAAAAAAGGAGGGATAGATGCCCTAAGAAGCCACACAGTTCTGGGACTCCAGGAACAAGAAATGTGTCTTGACTATGGAAATTTCCAAAGTAAACATCAGAAAGGGTAATTTTACTTAATAAGAATCAAAGCATAGCAGTTCCACATGGACTCTTACAAAGTCACATGACTGAGGAAAATTCTTTGGTGTATAAAACCATAGATGTGAGTGAGCAGGGATTTAGAGAAAGTGGACAAAATAACAAGATATTTCATTTAGCTTTTTAGGACTGTTTTGTGTCACATTTGTTAGAAAGTTTCCTTTAAAGATGTTTACACATTATTTCTATAGAGGTATTCACACATTATGATAAACTTCTTCTAATAAAATGGTGAACTAATAaggtagaaataaaataaattttctcacCAAATTGCTATGAAAACAGCTGCAGGCATGGATGCCACGAAGCTTAAATCTCCATGAAGACACCCAAGCTTCAGGAACAAGAGTGTCAGTGACAACTGTCCTCTCATGTCCCTTTTCTTTAACAAAAGCAGATTGTAGGGGATATTTATCTCTTGTCATCTTCAatcctatttttaaattcaatacTAAAACTCCCTCAATGTTACCAAAGCTCCCTGTAGAATAAAGCCAATCTGCTGGGCATTGCTTATTAGTCAGCTAATTATTACTAACAAACCTATTGTAACTGGTCTTACATAGGCAGACTCGCTTTCTAAAACCCAAATTTAAAGGTCAGTTATAAGTAAAAGTATTTGCTCCACTGATATTCTTTAGATATTTTAGATGCAATGGACTTACCATCTTTATCAATCTTCAATCAATAATCTTATTATAATGTTTAGGAAAACATTCTATTAACACATATATATCAGTCTGGGTATTATTCACCTTTATGAGAATTCTCAAGTGTTCTCATAGCATTTTCATATTGAACTAGCATTTCCTAATTCAGATACAAGCAAtggtgaaataaactctttcacaCCTTCTTCCACTGAGAATAAATTTTATTGAATTATATGATATTTCCAATATGAATGCATTTCTCACATATTAAATCAACAAATTTAATGTGGCTTACTTTAATCAAATATCAAAAAAATGTTGGaggcaatgaaaataatataaaaacatacaGATAACAAATTGCTTCAGTCACACTAATTTCAGGTGAGTACTGATAGAATTTTCCTGAATACATCTCACTCCTTCTACCCATTCATGCCTTTCCATTTGTGTACATAGTATTATTATatactggaaaaaacaaaattatatgaaTGTACATATACTTTCataccaaaataaatgaaatgttttctaatttcttaACTTGAAAATTCATGAGCTTATTGTTCCTCATTCTTGAAAACATTCCTGcaactaaggctcagagaacactgcaggagaAAGGGGAGATATTTCTAAGAACAAGAAGATCAGGGAGTTTGATGTGAGGCTGTGTCTCCTAGCAATATCAGAAGCAATATCCATGAATTCTCACCAACATTGTCAGCCAAATGTGAACTGAGTAAGAATGACACCAATGAATATGCCAGGCAAGATACAGAAAAGCCCATGagacctcagccctacacaaaaaAGTATAGGCTTCTGAGGAGagctgagaccagaagaggtggtcttccccagtgaagagcacaccaattggttgccTAGTGCCAAATGGTTAGCccttaaaatacacatacaagacAGGCACAACCCACAACAGTTGGGAGAACAGGTAAGTGACTGGCCTTCCAGTTGAACTGCCCCAACCTCCAGACCCTAAGCCCCAAGGCACATTCTGTTCCCCTCCAgtagtcagagttttcctgtcttgaCTGTTGAGTCCCAAATAAACattcagaaacttaatattaaggCAAACACTCGATCAATAGCTcatgcttgttactaactagctcttacaacttaactcatttctattaatctatgtgttgccccAAGGCTTGTGGATTTTACCTCTagcccattttgtgtgtccaactcATTCTGCATCTGGCTGCAGACTTCTCTGACTcatcccttcttcatcccagtgtCCTTAATTTTGTTGTCATGCCTATACTTCCATCTTGGCTACCAACCAATCagattttattaacaatgagagaaataaatatttacagtgCACAATAAGTGTTCCACAGCTGactggcatctaggttgtttctaggttctggatattacaaatagtgctgctatgaacatagttgagcatgtatctttgtggtatgattgagcattccttgggattatgcccaacagtggtatggctgggtcttgaggtagactgattcccaattttctgagaaactgccatactgatttccatagtggttgtacaagtttgtaaTCCCACAAACAGGAGAGGAgtattccctttgctccgcatcctctccaacactgactgtcattagtgtttttgattatAGCCATTatgaaatgtggtatatatacccaacagagtactactcagcagagaaaaacaatgacaccatgaaattcacaggcaaatgaatggaactagaaaatatcatcttgagtaaggtatcccaaacccagaaagacaaacatggtatgtactcactcataagtgaattctagatataaagaaaagaacaattagactgcaacccacagaaccagggaggctctATAGCAGGAGTTACCCTAGGATGATTGTGGCTTATaacaagttttggttttactcaattactgggcaagcctcaatgaaacatttcactattaggataagaatttatactgtaacAAGCTAAtaatagacagataaataaataaataaataaataaataaataaataaattttaaaaattgttccacagcattccctttttgtttaattaaaaatgaaaattttaattttaatatagtaaaatcatatacaacaaaaacagcatgTAAGAATCACAGTCTCAACATCCAATCCATTTGCACTTtgcaaactcagagaaaatatttatctatcctatctttgtgagaccaaagttttatacctagtttgctttctctcataactaaggaaaactataagtttAGCTAATTAGTCTTTAACTGCATCAAAGACCCCAGGAAGATGAAATGTTACTTAacgacagggacatcaggctttctggacagtcacccaaagttcctctgcaatgttgagtcATCCAACTCTGGTctataggcctagcatatctgacagactttcctgtaaGAAAGAAATTGTGAAGGATAATCCtaccttgtcttagcaaagtttgGCGGTCACCTttcttgcatcctgctggtccagtttggacagtatattgTCAACAATTGAGGCGAGAGCagttttttgtccaaatggctagcttttgccataaatgAAGCAAATTCCATACAGAGGTTCttggatgcccatcatctttgtttgaagtaaattggtgttttcaagagcagacgtgtctcactgtcatgaaaagacttaggttattaaacatactaaatgccatattctgaaggtttttaaagtgtttgaagatcatatATACATCTAAACATATTTGtgttgaccttgaaaacatacctacatgaatataaatttgactattatagatgactattaatctgtatattaattatacattgcattttaaataagctacattaaaataaacacaatactccaaataagagtagaaacatatatatagtataacagaaataactttaaatttgtatcaataaaccaaaatctataccaatataaaagaTTTAAGATTAATGGCTTTTTTAATGTAAGTAGATTCAGTACTCTACCCTTTTATCacatcatttttatattatatcccccctttttcttcaGGAAGAGATCTTTGAACTAAACTCATTTGTCTAGCATTtttctgactatgaccaataacaacttgtgacCAACCCctcttaaatgataacaaacatccataagtaattttttgggaatgtgggcattgttttctttagactgcttcctgttattTGGGAGCACTGGTATGTTTAGGGAAACTTGAAAAAATTGGGATAATAATGAAGTCCttgctggagtagtctgtgatgttggaccatctcagccagcaaccttgaagctgttttgggtgcagaattttgaggagacTGTAACAAAGGTATTTTGAAATGCTAGATCACCTGGACCATCCATTTTCATGTGTCTcatccccttgttctgaaaatacataaatttttaaaggtaacatacatatctgtattaatccAAGTATGGATTTTGTATTGTACATGAGTCatccaaagatgatttttttattgttttatgttgagCAAGTAAAATACACGTTACATGTTTTGTAGTCTTTctcagtttatttctttatgttgatAGTCAGAACTTTCAGGCAGttttccttgatcaaacctgaatTTCTGTAACCTGGACTGAATCCACAGCCTCTAATTTCCTTTGTCCCACTTTGTGTGTCCTGATCCTTCTGTGTCTAACTGGTGaatcctctgcctccacccttctccatcccagcacccttagtttggttttcctgactatacttcctgcctaactGTGGCCAATCAGCTTTTGTTAGCTATGAGAGCAATAcgtatttacagtgtacaaagattgtttcAGAACACCCTTCCCCTCCCATCTCAACACCAGCAAGGCAAATGGGCCCTGCCCTGAAGTCTGGTGGAACTCCACTGCTCAAGTGCAGTCCCCAGCATCTAGCCAGCAGTGGAGAGACATGTCTGCAGGCTGCTAACTTTTTcactaagaaaacaaactcaataatgagtttctttgatgacCATCATCCTCTTtcaagtaattggtgctgccaggagcagacatgaattactgtccagaaaaaaaaaatctaagtttttaaaacattttatttttttgttatttattatattctttttcacaatcatttattttttatttggggggttgtttattattattattattattattattattattattattatgtgttttaattttatacatcagccatgtgttcccctgtcctcccccctccagcccccaccgcCACCTTCCCCCGAGTCctgcccctccattcccatgtcctccaggaccaagacacccctggggattcattgaaagctggtggattcagtacaggcaggacctgtcccctccttccagactgagcatgtgtccctgtgtaagcccaaggttcccaacagccagctcatgcactaaggacaggtcctggtcccacagatgggaggctcccaaacagatcaagatattcaattgtttcacttctccagagggcctgatctagctgggggctcctcagcagttggttcataattcatgtacttccattcaattggctatttgtccctgaactttttgcaattttggattcaacaattcacccacttgcagcccctcctctttctcaagagTTGGACACCGGAGCTCCatgtggggcctggctgaggatctcagaatccacttccatcagttattggatgagagttccaagaagactgttagggtgtttagtcatctgatcaccagactaggtcagatcaggctttctctcgaccattgccagcagtctacagaggatatatcattgtggatttctggggacctctcgagcaccctgcctattcctggtctcatgtggtcttcatttatcatggtctgttattcctcattctccatttctgttcttgatccagctgggatctcctgctcc includes:
- the LOC118594150 gene encoding olfactory receptor 5AC1-like — encoded protein: MMEGNRTLLTEFVLRGITDRPELQVPLFLVFFFIYIATMVGNLGLIFLIWKDPQLHTPMYLFLGNLAFTDGCISTTVTPKMLMTFLNKNDMISLGECFAQYYFFCISATAEIFLLVAMAYDRYVAICNPLHYAVVMSKRLCTVLISMSYIIGFVNCGLNVGLLFRLTFCKSNVIDHFYCEILPLYTISCTDPSLNALIVFICASSIQISTSLTIVVSYARVLFAVLNMKSKNGRKKAFFTCSAHLLSVSLFYGTLLFMYMSPGSAPGKNQDKIYSLFYTVVIPLLNPFIYSLRNKEVLGALKKVIK